The Ectothiorhodospiraceae bacterium 2226 region CAAGCGCACGTTGTCCGGGCTGCCCAGAATCGAGCCGTCGGCAAACTCGATGCCGACGAAGTCCGGGTTGCGTGCGCCCTCGCCCAGCAGGCCATGCGTGAAGGCGAACTGGCGCACGCGGTCCATCGTGATGCGCGGCTGATCACCCTCGGTGAAGGCCGCGGCCTCCTCGGCGCTGTAGAACATGCGCGTCGACGCCAGCTGGGCCTCGTAACCGGCCAGATCGGTACCCGACGCCTCGGCCATCTCGGTGCGTGCCGCGCGTCCCTCGGCGCCCTCCTCGCGCATGATGCCCATGATTTCGTACCAGGCACCGGCGAGCGCCTTGCCGAGCTTCGGATTGGCCTTGAGCGTCTCGGTGTTGACCACCAAAAGATCGACGATCTCGCCCGGGATCTGCGCCGAGTCGAACACCACGTTGGCATCGGGCGTCCGGCGCATCTCGTTGAGCTGCGGGTTCCAGGTCACCGCCGCCTGCACGCCGGACGAGGAGAAGGCGCCGACGATATCGGCGTCCGAGGTGTTGACCACGCGGATGTCGCGCTCGCGCAGCCCGACGCTCTCCAGCCCACGGGCCAGCAGATAGTGCGAGACCGACAGCTCGACCAGGTGCACGCGCTTGCCCTCGATGGCCGCGAGGCTGTCCGCGCCCTTGAGCACCACGCCGTCGTTGCCGTCGGAGAAGTCACCGACGATGAGCGCCGTGGTATCCACCCCGCCGACAGCGGGAATCGTCAGCGCGTCCATGTTGGTGGCGGTGACGCCGTCGAAGCGCCCGCCCGTGTATAGGTTGATCGACTCGATGTAGTCGTTGATCTGCACGACCTCGATCTCGATGCCGTACTTCTCGGCCCACTTGTCGACGATGCCCGAGACGTCGCCGTAGCCCCAGGGCATCCAGCCGACGTAGATACTCCATGCGATGCGGAAGCTGTCGCGCTCGTTCGCGTGGGCCGCGCCGCCCAGACCGAGGGTAAGGGCGAGTAGTCCGGCGGTAAGCAGACGCACGGGGTTGTAGCGGTGACGCTGGCTCATGGTCCCTCCTCAGGGTTGTCGGGCGTCGAAGCGCAAGGAGAATCACTATCGATCTC contains the following coding sequences:
- a CDS encoding ABC transporter substrate-binding protein, with product MSQRHRYNPVRLLTAGLLALTLGLGGAAHANERDSFRIAWSIYVGWMPWGYGDVSGIVDKWAEKYGIEIEVVQINDYIESINLYTGGRFDGVTATNMDALTIPAVGGVDTTALIVGDFSDGNDGVVLKGADSLAAIEGKRVHLVELSVSHYLLARGLESVGLRERDIRVVNTSDADIVGAFSSSGVQAAVTWNPQLNEMRRTPDANVVFDSAQIPGEIVDLLVVNTETLKANPKLGKALAGAWYEIMGIMREEGAEGRAARTEMAEASGTDLAGYEAQLASTRMFYSAEEAAAFTEGDQPRITMDRVRQFAFTHGLLGEGARNPDFVGIEFADGSILGSPDNVRLRFTSEYMRLAAEGKL